CGTAGTGCATGACGTCAGGAACCACCACCACGACGACGTCGACATCGGGATGGGCCACCACTTCACGCCAGTCGGTGGTGACGAGCGCGGCGCCGTCCTCGCGCCCGGCCGCCTCCAGCAGATCGCGGCGACGCGCGCAGACCGCGACGATGTCGAATTGCTCCGGGACCTCCCGCATCTCGCGCCGATAGGGCACGCCGATGAACCCCGACGCGCCGATGACGCCAACTCTGAATCGCATGGCTCTACCTCGCGGATGCCGCGCCGCATCATCAAACCGCGCGCGCTGGGCTTTGTCCACTTGGGCCGGCGCCTGGCTCGGGGGTTTCGGGAAATTCACCCATGCACGGGCGGGTCAGAGACCCGCCCCTACGTCAGGTGAGATGCCAGGGTTCATTCCCCCTCACCCCAACCCTCTCCCACGGTGGGGAGAGGGGGCATGGGCGCCGCTCATCCCAAGCCCCCCGCGAGTGCCACATTGACGGACGCGGGTAGCGGCGGGTTTCAAACCCGCCCGTTCGGTGTAGGGGCAGCCCTCGTGGCTGCCCTGGTCATCGGCGGCGCGGGCGCCCGCGAGGGACGCCCCTAGATGCCCGTGCAAGGGTCGCGCCGGGATAGCGGGGGATCGCTTGGTCCCCCACCATCCCCGGAGCACTCAGCCCGAGGGACTCCGCGCCCTGGCCGCCCTCAGCCGGCGTTCGATCCGCGCCAGCCGGTGCTCCAACGCGGGTCGCGCGAGCGGCTGGGGTAGGGCGTCCAAGAGACGATCGGCGTGCGCCAGGGCTTCCACCGTGCACTCCCGCGCCGAATCGAACGCGCCCGCCCGATGCTCGTGGTACTTGGCCAGCTCGACCAGCGCCCACACGGCGCCGCGTCCCTGGCGTCGCCGCATGCCCTCCCACACCTCCAGCGCCGGCGGCCAGGCGCCGCGACGCTTGTGGGCCAGGCTCAACGGCGCCTGCGCCAGCGGTTGCAACGCCTCGTCCAAGCCAAGCTCCAGCGCCCGGGTGTAAGCCGCCAGCGCCGCCTCCAAGTCACCGGCCAACTCGAACGACCGCGCCGCACCCAGCACCTGGGCTGGCTGCGCCGTGGGGCTTCGCCAGCCGCCAAATGCATCGCAGGCCCTCACCAGCAACGCGGCCATGGACACCATGTCCGTCCGGTTGTGGGCCACCACCGGCACGAGCTCCTGAGCGTCGCCGGTGCGCAGATAGCGAAAGTAGATGTCGGGAATCTCATGGCTCGGCACGTCGAGCTCCCGCTCGACACCCAGTATTTCCCGCTCCAGCGTTCCCAGGTCGCGGCGCGAGAGCTGGTAGCGCCACAGGCGCCGCGCGACGTGCAGCAGGTCAAGCGCGCCCAGCGCCTCGAGAGACGTGCGTCGTCGGTTCATGATGAAGCGCGTTCGCAGCAGCGGCAGATCGAAGCTCTTGCCGTTGAAGCTCACCGTCCAGTCGAATCTCGAGATCAGGTTCGCCAGGTGCGCCATCATGGCCGGCTCGTCGGCGTGATCGCGCATGAAGTACTGCTCGACCCGCAGCGCGCCATCCTCCACCCAACCGCATCCCACCAGGAAGGCGTACGTGCCCGTCCCGCCGGCCAGCCCGGTGGTCTCCGTGTCGACGAACAGCGCCCGTTCAAGCTCGAAGTCCGCGAGCTCCGGATCGCCGCTGAGCGTGGTCAACGCGCGCCGGTCGGCCTCTCCGGGCCAGACCTGCGACAGCCCGCGCGGCAACGGGTGGGTCTCACTGATGACGACGAACGACCCGGCGTCGCTGGATTCGAGCACGCCGCCGACGACATCCTCGACCGGCACGCCCGGTGCAACCGTTCGAGTCGCAACCGCAGGCGCCGGCTCCACCGGCTCCCACGGCCGGTTCCAAGCCATCGTCCGTCCGCTTGTCATGAGTGAGCGTCAATCACCGTAGGGGCAGCCGTTGGGGCAGCCCTTGTGGCTGCCCGGATCCACCCGGACCAGCGCCCACCAGGGACGCCCCTACTAGGGCACGCAACGGTCCGACATTCCCGTGAAGGGAGGCGCCTGAGCAACCCCTCAAGCAGAGATTGGAGAGCGGGTCCGGTCCCCTCTCCCTTGATGGGAGAGGGTTAGAGCCTGCCCCGGACTCGATCCGGGGGTGAGGGTGATCCGAAGCTCGGGCGCCGGTCGTCGACCGTTTACGCAACGGTCTCGTCCACGGACAAGGCACCGGCGCGAGGCGCGGCGGCTAACGCCGCTACGGCCACGCCCGCGCGCGCCCGGAGCACCCGCAGCGTGGCCTGCTTGGCGCTGATGCCCGATGCCACCGGCGGCCCCACGCAGGCCGGGCAGCCCTCGGTGCAGTCGCAGCCGGCGGCCAGCTCCGCCGCGGACTGCATCACCTGGTCGAACGTCGCGTACAACCGCTCGCTCAGCCCCACGCCGCCCGGATAGCGGTCGTAGAGATACAGCGTCGGCGCCTGGGTGAAGGGCGACTTGATCTCGCTGACGACGCCCAGGTCGTGCGGGTCGCACATCAGATGGACCGCCGCCACGTTGGGCAGCAGGTGCCGCGCGCCCCAGAGGCCGGATTCGATCTCGGCGCGGGAGAGCGCCTCGGTCAATTCGGGGCGCATCCAGGCCCAGCAGGCCTGGGTGTGCATCTCCTGCTCGGGGAGATCGATGGTCCCCCAGCCCACGTTGTCGTCGTCGCTGATGCGCAGCTTCTTGAAAATCGTGGGCCGCGCGGTCACACGCACCTCGCCCCACGAACGACCCAGCGGCGCGTCGGCCTGCCGCTCGAAGTCGTCGAGCACGGCGACGTTCACGTTCATGCTGGCGACGGTGTAGTGCTCCACCGACACCTCTTCGACATACGCCTTGCCCTGCTCCCAGTCGAGGCGATTGACGTGGTACTGGCGCCCGTCGTGGAGATAGATCGCGTCCTCGTGCACGCGCGTGGGCGCGGAGAAGCGGTCCACCTGGCCGATCACCTCGGGACGGCTCTCGTCGGTGACGATGACGATGTTGTCCAACGTGCCGGTGCGCAGGCTCACGAACTGCGCGGGGTAGTCGTCGGCGTTCCAGTGATAGGTGCCGCCCGCCGGGTGCAAGATGCCCTCGTCGACGAGCATCCGCACCCCGCCGTCCGTAGTGGGTACGCCAAAGGTCTCGTCCTCGACCAGCGGCAGCTCGAACGCGGCGCACTTGAGGTGGCTGGTGTAGACGTAGACATTGTCGGGATTGATGAGCGCCGACTCGACCGACTCGCGCAGCACGAAGTCCGGATTGCGCGCCACGAACTGGTCCAGCGGGCTCGATCCGGCCACGTAGACGGCCACCGACGACTCGCGGCGGCGTCCCGCGCGGCCCACCTGCTGCCAGAAACTCGCCAGCGACCCCGGATAGCCGCACAGCACGGCCGCCTGGGCTTGCCCGATGTCCACGCCCAGCTCCAGGGCGTTGGTGGCGACGACCGCCCGCACCGTGCCGTCGCGCAGGCCCGCCTCGATCTCGCGGCGCTCGGCCGGCAGGTAGCCGCCGCGGTAGCCGCGCACCTCGCCGCGGCCCAGGTGCGGACCGCCGCGCAGCTTGCTCAGCAGCAGCTCGGTGGCCGTGCGGCTGCGGGCGAACGTGAGCGTCTGGATGTCATTGCCCAGCAGCACCCCGGCGATCTCCGCCGCCGCGTCGATCTCGGAGGCCCGAATCCCCAGCTGCGCGTTCACGACCCGCGGGTTGTAGAAGATCAGGTGCTTTTCGCCGCGCGGCGAGCCGTCGTCGTCCACCACGCCCAGGTCGCGCTCGGTGAGCCGGTCGGCCAGCTGCTTGGGATTGGCGATGGTGGCGGAGCAGGCCACGATCTGCGGTCGCGAGCCGTAGAACTCGGCCACGCGCAGTAGGCGCCGCAGCACGTTGGCCAGGTGACTGCCGAAGATGCCGCGATAGACGTGCAGCTCGTCGAGCACGATGAAGCGCAGGTTCTCGAACAGCCGGGTCCACTGGGTGTGGTGCGGCAGGATGCCCTGGTGGAGCATGTCGGGATTCGTGATCACCACGTGCCCGGCCTGCCGCAGCTTGCGCCGCGCGGTCGTCGGGGTGTCGCCGTCGTAGGTGTAGGTCTTGATATCCGCCTCGGCGACCTGGATCAGCGAGTACAGCTCGTCCAGCTGGTCCTGCGCCAGGGCCTTGGTGGGAAAGAGATAAAGCGCCCGGGCCTGGGGATCGTCCAGGATGGCCTGCACGACCGGCACGTTGTAGCAGAGGGTCTTGCCCGAAGCCGTGCCAGTGACGATGCAGACGTCCTCGCCACCGAGCACGCGCGCGATGGCCTCGGACTGGTGGGTGTAGAGCTCGCGCACGCCCCGCTGCTCCAGCGCCCGCCGCAGCACCGCCGCGACGCCCTGAGGCCAGTCGCCATACCGCGCCTCGCGCGCGGGCCGCACCTTCCAGGCGGTAACGCCGCGGGCAAAAGTGGCATCGCCCGAGAGCCGGTCGGCAAGCTGCGCGGCGTTCATGCTGGTATTGGGTAGCTATACAGGAGTACGCCCCGCGTCACGCCGAGCATCGCCCGCCCACCCTAACGCACCATTCCCCACCACACAAATACCGAACACTCCGCTGCCGCAAGCCCTTGCGAGCGGACGTGGCGTTGGTCTATTTGTCGCGAACTCTGCCCTTGCGACGGGTTGACCGGCCTTTTGCGACCGTGGGACATTGCTGGTTTCAAGCTGATCTGTTCGGAATACTCCAGGCGTTTGCCATCCCTTGATGAAGTGGCTAGAGGAGGCTCAACATGTTGGTTAAAACACTTCCATTGGGAATGGTACGTGTCTTTGCACTGAAGCTGACATTGATCTTGCTAATCACCGTTTCTTTGCTGTTCACGGATTCGCGTCATGTGCGGGCATGTACATGCGAAGAACCGATACCACTACCTGAGATCCTCGACTACTTCCCCATGGTTTTCGCAGGAAGGGTCATTGATGAGCGTCTACTGTATAGCCCTTACGCAGGAATGTCTCCTTTTAGTTTCGAATTACCGGATGCAGCCGAAACTGTTTACACCTTCCTCGTTAGCAAGATCTGGAAAGGCCCACTCTATGAGACGGTTTACATCCAAGAGTGGAAAGCTCAGTCATCATGTTCCGATCGATCGTTCGAGCTGGGCGAGGAGTATCTCATCTACGCCGAGCCGCCGAATATGACGGTGTCCTTTTGCAGTGCATCAAAACCCCTGGCATCTGCGCAGGAAGATCTTGGATACTTAGGAGCCGGCCAAGCGCCCGAAGCAGGAAGGGTCGCTCCCAGGCCATTCGGCCTAGAATACTGGCATTCCAAGGAGGAATTGATCGCAACTGTCAGAAGACTTCTTGCCCGCTGGGGTCCAGAGCCCTTTCCAACTTTCCCTGCAACGAGGTCGACGGCCATGTCAACGCCTACGCCCGTGCCGGGAACCCCCACCCCGCAACCGACACCTACGCCCGCATCGACGCCAGAAACGCCCGCGGTAGCAGCCACTCCAGAGCCACCGCCCATCCCCAGTCCACATCCTGCGGGAATCAGCCAGGACGCGAGCGATCCGGTATGGCTCATTCCCACCGTCGCGGGCGTATCGGGCGTCATCGTGGGCGTTCTCGCGACCACACTCCTTGTGCGACAGCGACGCGGCGGCACCTAGGCTTCGGGCGCCGCCCGGCCGGCGTTGACTACATACCTGGCGCAGAGCCTGCCCCGTAGTTGATACGGCGGGCAGGTTTGAAACCTGCCCCTACCGGAGACGCGCGCCACGTCGGGCGTAGGGGCGGGTTTGAAACCCGCCCGTTCCGGCATATGCACGGGCTTCGCGCGTGGCGTCGAGGTCAGGCCGCCCAGCTTGCGACGAAATCGTCCACGGTCACCGGCTGCCGCGGCTCGGCGTGGAGGCGTTGCGCCAGCCAGTCGCAGCGGCGCCACAGCTCGTTAGTCTCGGCGTCGCTGAACCACTCGCCGAAGTCCGCTCCCCAGCCCAGCGTGAGCGGATGGAGAGACTTGGCCTCGCGCTGCAAGTCCTCCGGCAGCTCGTCGAAGTCCGGCTGCCTGAGCAGGTAAATGTGCCGCGCGGCCTCGGCCACGCATGCCGTAAGGGTCAGCTTGGACGCGGGGCCGGCGCCGGGGTGCAAACGCTCGAGCGCCGTGCGAAAGGCCGCCGCGTCGCCGTCCAGGACGCCCTTCAGCGCCCGCGCCGTGAGGTCCCGCTGCTCCGCGGCGAGGCGATTCCAGCTCTGGAACGCGGCGGCGGACGAGGGCGAGAGGTGGCGCGTGAAGCCCGGATCACGCGGCATGGCGTGCACCGAAATGCCGCCGTGCACGGTGCGCCGCAGCTTCGTGCTGTAGTTGCTGCCCCAGTGCAACATGCTGTGGTAGTAGATCAAGCCGTCGCCGGCCTTGAGCTTCACGGGCATGCCGCCCGGCAGCGGCGACCGCGGATCATCCCTGAGCCGCCGGTCCTCCTCGGGCGTGTTCAGTCGGCGGTGGCTGCCCGGAACCACCCAGAACACGTCGTCGTCGTAGAGCGGCAGGTTCCACTGCAGGTAGCGCGGGCCGGTTTCCGCCAGCTCCTCTTGCAGCAGCCACAACGGCGCCACCCCGTTGTTTCCAATGTCGCGGTGCCACTTGGCGGGGCCGTGGTCGACGCGTGGGTTGCACATCATCATCATGTGCATGGGCACCGCCTCGGTTCCGCTGAGCAGCTCGCGGCTGGTGCCCATGACCGGCTCGCTGAGCCATAGCTCGACCGCCGGCGCGGTTTCCTCGTCCACCAGCGCGTGAAAGTCGGGCACGCGCGGCTGCATGTGTTTTTCCCACATGCCGCCGGGCGGATCGTCGGGTCCAGCCTCGCGGCGCCAGACCTCGCGCTGTCGTTCCAATAGACCCTCGCAGGCCTCGCGTACCGCGTCGATCCGGTCGGCCGGGATGACGTTGCGCACGAAGAGATAGCCGTCGCGACGGAGCAGGGACTTGTTCAGGCTGGGCATGGGGTCTCCGATGTTGGGCGACGCGCGACGCCTCGGTTCAGACGAGGCGTTTCACGAAGTGTGCTTGAGCGCTGAGTTTCCCACGCTGCCCACAGCGCGGGCCACCGGACCGAGCCCGTTCGGTGTAGGGGCAGCCCTAGTGGCTGCCCGGATCGAATTGCACGGGCGCCCACCAGGGGCGCCCCTACGCGGACCTGGCCGTCGCCGGGTCTGGATTCCCGCCCCGTTCGGTGTAGGGGCAGCCCTAGTGGCTGCCCGGATCGAACCGGACGGGCGCCCACCAGGGGCGCCCCTACGCGGGCAACGGGGTCGCTCGGCCTACGTGCCCCAGCTCGCGGCGAACTGGTCCAGCGTCACCCGCTGCCGGGGCTCGGCCTGGAGACGCTGCGCCAACCACTCGAAGCGACGCCACAGCTCGTCGGCCTCCGCGTCGCTGAACCGGTCGGCGAAGGCCGGACCCCAGCCCAACGTGAGCGGGTGGAGGTGCGTGGCCTGTCGCTGCATCGCCTCCGGCAGGTCGTCGAAGCCCGGCTGCTTGAGCAGGTGAATGTGACGCGCGGCTTCGGCCAGGCATGCCGTGAGGGTCAGCTTGGACGCGGGACCGGCACCGGGATGCAAGCGCTCGAGCGCCGCTTCAAAACCCGGCGCGTCGCCGGCCAAGACTCCGCGCAGCGCCTGGTCGGTGAGGTCCCGCTGCTCCGCCGCGCGGCGATTCCACGTCTGGAACGCAGCGGCGGACGAGGGCGAGAGATGGCGCGTGAAGCCGGTGTCCCGCGGCATGGCGTGCACCGCCATGCCGCCGTGCACCGTGCGCCGGAGCTTCGGGCTGTAGTTGCTGCCCCAGTGCAGCATGCTGTGGAGATAGATCAAGCCGTCGCCGGCCTTGAGCTCCACGGGCATGCCGCCCGGCAGCGGCGACCGCGGATCGTCCGCCAGCTGCCGATCCTCCTCCGGGGTATTCAGCCGGCGGTGGCTGCCCG
This sequence is a window from Chloroflexota bacterium. Protein-coding genes within it:
- a CDS encoding phytanoyl-CoA dioxygenase family protein, yielding MPSLNQSQLRRDGYVIVRDVIPAERLDAVREACEGVLDRQREIWRQEAGPDDLPGGVWDMRPQPRVPEFHALVDAETALAVEIWLSEPVMSISRELLSGPEAVPMRMMMMCNPRTDHGPAKWHRDIGPLEVAPLWLLQEELAETGPRYLQWNLPLYDDDVLWVVPGSHRRLNTPEEDRQLADDPRSPLPGGMPVELKAGDGLIYLHSMLHWGSNYSPKLRRTVHGGMAVHAMPRDTGFTRHLSPSSAAAFQTWNRRAAEQRDLTDQALRGVLAGDAPGFEAALERLHPGAGPASKLTLTACLAEAARHIHLLKQPGFDDLPEAMQRQATHLHPLTLGWGPAFADRFSDAEADELWRRFEWLAQRLQAEPRQRVTLDQFAASWGT
- a CDS encoding phytanoyl-CoA dioxygenase family protein, which gives rise to MPSLNKSLLRRDGYLFVRNVIPADRIDAVREACEGLLERQREVWRREAGPDDPPGGMWEKHMQPRVPDFHALVDEETAPAVELWLSEPVMGTSRELLSGTEAVPMHMMMMCNPRVDHGPAKWHRDIGNNGVAPLWLLQEELAETGPRYLQWNLPLYDDDVFWVVPGSHRRLNTPEEDRRLRDDPRSPLPGGMPVKLKAGDGLIYYHSMLHWGSNYSTKLRRTVHGGISVHAMPRDPGFTRHLSPSSAAAFQSWNRLAAEQRDLTARALKGVLDGDAAAFRTALERLHPGAGPASKLTLTACVAEAARHIYLLRQPDFDELPEDLQREAKSLHPLTLGWGADFGEWFSDAETNELWRRCDWLAQRLHAEPRQPVTVDDFVASWAA
- a CDS encoding DEAD/DEAH box helicase; this translates as MNAAQLADRLSGDATFARGVTAWKVRPAREARYGDWPQGVAAVLRRALEQRGVRELYTHQSEAIARVLGGEDVCIVTGTASGKTLCYNVPVVQAILDDPQARALYLFPTKALAQDQLDELYSLIQVAEADIKTYTYDGDTPTTARRKLRQAGHVVITNPDMLHQGILPHHTQWTRLFENLRFIVLDELHVYRGIFGSHLANVLRRLLRVAEFYGSRPQIVACSATIANPKQLADRLTERDLGVVDDDGSPRGEKHLIFYNPRVVNAQLGIRASEIDAAAEIAGVLLGNDIQTLTFARSRTATELLLSKLRGGPHLGRGEVRGYRGGYLPAERREIEAGLRDGTVRAVVATNALELGVDIGQAQAAVLCGYPGSLASFWQQVGRAGRRRESSVAVYVAGSSPLDQFVARNPDFVLRESVESALINPDNVYVYTSHLKCAAFELPLVEDETFGVPTTDGGVRMLVDEGILHPAGGTYHWNADDYPAQFVSLRTGTLDNIVIVTDESRPEVIGQVDRFSAPTRVHEDAIYLHDGRQYHVNRLDWEQGKAYVEEVSVEHYTVASMNVNVAVLDDFERQADAPLGRSWGEVRVTARPTIFKKLRISDDDNVGWGTIDLPEQEMHTQACWAWMRPELTEALSRAEIESGLWGARHLLPNVAAVHLMCDPHDLGVVSEIKSPFTQAPTLYLYDRYPGGVGLSERLYATFDQVMQSAAELAAGCDCTEGCPACVGPPVASGISAKQATLRVLRARAGVAVAALAAAPRAGALSVDETVA
- a CDS encoding ribonuclease H-like domain-containing protein, whose product is MAWNRPWEPVEPAPAVATRTVAPGVPVEDVVGGVLESSDAGSFVVISETHPLPRGLSQVWPGEADRRALTTLSGDPELADFELERALFVDTETTGLAGGTGTYAFLVGCGWVEDGALRVEQYFMRDHADEPAMMAHLANLISRFDWTVSFNGKSFDLPLLRTRFIMNRRRTSLEALGALDLLHVARRLWRYQLSRRDLGTLEREILGVERELDVPSHEIPDIYFRYLRTGDAQELVPVVAHNRTDMVSMAALLVRACDAFGGWRSPTAQPAQVLGAARSFELAGDLEAALAAYTRALELGLDEALQPLAQAPLSLAHKRRGAWPPALEVWEGMRRRQGRGAVWALVELAKYHEHRAGAFDSARECTVEALAHADRLLDALPQPLARPALEHRLARIERRLRAARARSPSG